From the Clostridium cagae genome, the window AGAAATTCATACAATAGACTATGTTGTAGTTAATCTTTATCCATTCTTTGAAAAAGTGAAAGAAGATTTAACTTTTGAAGAAAAAGTTGAATTTATAGATATTGGTGGTCCTACAATGCTTAGAGCAGCAGCTAAGAACTTTCAAGATGTAGTTGTAATTTCAAACATAAATGATTATGAAGTTGTTAAAAGTGAAATAGAAAATGATGGACAAGTATCTTTAAAGACAAAGAAAAAGTTAGCAGGTAAGGTATTTAATCTTATGAGTGCATATGATGGTGCAATTGCAAACTTTATGCTAGCTGATGAAGAGGAATATCCTGAGTATCTTTCAGTTTCATATAAGAAAATGCAAAACTTAAGGTATGGTGAAAACTCTCATCAAAGTGCTGCTGTTTATTCATCAACAATGGTTGATGGGGCTATGAATACTTTTGAAACTTTAAATGGTAAGGAATTATCATACAATAATTTTAAAGATGTTGATATAGCATGGAAATGTGCCAATGAATTTGCTGAGCCAGCATGTTGTGCATTAAAACATAATACACCATGTGGGGTGGCAACTGGTGAAAATTCTTATGAAGCTTATATGAAAGCATATGAAGTAGATCCAACTTCAATATTTGGCGGAATTATTGGATTTAATAGAAAAGTGGATAAGAAAACAGCACAAGAAATGGTGAAAATATTCTTAGAGGTTATAGCAGCGCCTGATTATGATGAGGATGCTTTAGAAGTATTAAAAACTAAGAAGAATTTAAGGGTACTTAAGTTCCACAATACTCCAAAGGCTGAGAAGTGCATGGTAACAGTCGATGGAGCAATACTAGTGCAAGATGAAGATAATAAACTTATTGATGAAATTAAAGTGGTAACTGAAAAGAAACCAAGTGATGAAGAGATGAAAGATTTATTATTTGGAATGAAAGTAGTTAAATATGTTAAATCTAATGCAATTGTTGTTGCACATAATGGAATAGCATTAGGTATTGGCGGAGGTCAAGTAAATAGAATTTGGCCAACAGAAGATGCATTAAGAAGAGGTAAAGGAGCTACAATATTAGCTTCAGATGCGTTCTTCCCATTTAGAGATGTTGTTGATAAAGCAGCTGAAGGTGGAATTAAAGCAATAATTCAACCAGGTGGATCTATGAGAGATCAAGAGTCTATAGATGCTTGCAATGAACATGGAATAGCAATGGTGTTTACAGGATTCAGACACTTTAAGCATTAGACTATATTTTAAAATTGGATTGATATTGTAGTATAAAGCTCATGGACTGAGAAATTTACTTTAAGAAATCTAGAACAAAGCTTAGTCCAATTAATGCATGCTCCAATCAAAGATTGCGACAAGCAGACAATTTGACAAATCTTTATTAAGAGTTCTAAAAAGTAAATTTCAATGCCAATTCGCAATTATACTACAATATCAATTGTTATAAAGAAGAGTCAAATATGATTTGGAGCTTGGAGGAAGATTATATGAAGCTACTTTTAATTGGATCTGGTGGAAGAGAACATGCTTTAGCTTGGAAACTTGGAAAGAGTCAAAAGGTTGAAAAAATATTTGTAGCACCAGGCAATGGTGGTACTGCAACTCATGATAAATGTGAAAATATAAATATAACTGATACAGATAAATTAATAGCTTTTGCTAAAAAAGAAGCAATTGATATAACAATAGTTGGACCAGAAGATCCATTGACTGAAGGAATAGTTGATGAATTTAAGAAAGAAAACTTAAAGATTTTTGGGCCAGCAAAAGATGGAGCAATGCTTGAAGGTAGCAAAAGTTTTTCAAAAGATTTTATGAAAAAGTATGGTGTAAAAACAGCAGAATACGCTACATTCACGAGTGTTAATGAAGCATTAGAATATTTAGAAAACTGTACTTATCCAACTGTTGTAAAAGCAGATGGCCTTGCAGCAGGAAAAGGTGTTATAATCTGTGAAAATAAAGAAGAAGCAATAGAAGCTGTTAATACATGTATGGTTGATGATGCATTTAATGGTGCAGGGCAAAAGATTGTTATTGAAGAATTTTTAGAAGGCGTTGAGGCTTCTATACTTTCAATAACTGATGGGAAAACTATAATTCCATTTTTATCAGCTAAAGATCATAAGCAAATATTTGATGATGGAAAAGGACCTAATACTGGCGGAATGGGAGTTTTAGCACCTAATCCTTATGTGACAGAAGAAGTTTTATCAGATTTTAAAGAAAACATAATGAATAAAACATTAGTTGGAATAAAAGAAGAAGGCTTTGACTTTAAGGGAATTATATTCTTTGGTCTTATGATAACTAAAAAAGGAACATATCTTTTAGAATATAATGTTAGAATGGGTGATCCAGAAACTCAATCAGTTCTTTATTTAATGGAAAGTGATCTTTTAGAAGTAATTGAAGCAGCATTAAATGAAGAGTTAGATAAAGCTCAGATTAAGTGGAATAAAGGCATATGTATAAATGTAGTTTTAGCGTCTAATGGATATCCTAATAAATTCAATAAAGGGTATGAAATAAATATAGATGAAAAAGTTAAGGATAAGGTATTCTTAGCTGGAGCAAAATACGAAGATGGAATCTTAAAGACAAGTGGTGGCAGAGTTTTATCAGTTATAGGATGCGGAGAAAATGTTGAAGAAGCCAGAAAAGAAGCATATTCTAATATTAATAAAGTTACATTTAAAGGGGCTTATTGTAGAAAAGATATAGGAATTTATAAGTAAATATTATGTAGAAAGTTTATTTAAACTTTGACAATGATTAAGAAAAGGTTACAACAGGATTTTGTTGTAACCTTTATTTTTAGTGCCAATAGTTATTATTTGCAATCATATTGAATAAGTTTTTCTTTATATAAATCACAAAAATCTAAAAATTCATCTGTAAGGGGCATTGCTCCTACTTGATGATAATTTGGATCTGTCATTAGATTCTTAGCATACTCTTTCATTTTATCTATAAATGGAAAAAAGGCAGTTGTATTATTTGAGGTAAAGTCTGGTACATCTATGCCATCATCTTTCATCATATCTTTTATTATGGCATATAGAACTGAGTTATCACCAACTTCTCCTTTGTTTGCCTCTTTAAATGCATCATAAGCTTTTTTTGTATTAATAACATTAAAATCAGTTTCATTAATTTCAATTGAATCAGTAGTATTGTTAACAGTGTTTTTATTATCTGAAGTAGATAAATCATTTTTATAAAAGTCAGAATTAATTATATTTTTATAGTTTAAATTATTATTTATTTCCATAAGAATCTCCTTTAATACAAAGTAATTTATAAATATATAATCGAAAAGGAAATAAAAAACTTAATAGTAATAAATAAACATTGATTGGGGTTTATAATATACATTTAGAAAACATTAATTATGAGTAGTGATGTAGTTTGAGATGTATTAATTATAGAAAGTTTATTTAAGCTTTGATAATGATTAAGAAAAGGTTACAACAGGATTTTGTTGTAACCTTTATTTTTAGTGCTAATATTTGTTATTTGCAATCGTATTGAATAAGTTTTTCTTTATATAAATCACAAAAATCTAAGAATTCATCTGTAAGAGGCATTCCTCCTACTTGATGATAATTTGGATCAGTCATTAGATTCTTAGCATATTCTTTCATTTTATCTATGAATGGAAGAAAAGCAGTAGTATTATTTGGAGTAAAGTCTGGTACATCTATCCCATCATCTTTCATCATATCTTTTATTATAGCATATAAAAAGGAATTATCACCAAATTCTCCTTGATTAGCCTCTTTGAAAGCATCATAAGCTTTTTTAGTATTAATAACATTAAAATTAGTTTCATTTATTTCAATTGAATCAGTAGTAGTATTAACAGTACTTTTATTATTTGAAGCAGATAAATCATTTTTATAAAAATCAAAATTAATTATATTTTTGTAGTTTAAATTATTATTTATTTCCATAAGAATCTCCTTTGATACAAAGTAATTTATAAATATATAATCGAAAAGGAAATAAAAAACTTAATAGTAATAAATAAACATTGATTGGGGTTCATAATATACATTTAGAAAACATTAATTATGAGTAGTGATGTGGTTTGAGACGGATTAATTATAGAAAGTTTATTTAAGCTTTGATAATGATTAAGAAAAGGTTACAACAGGATTTTGTTGTAACCTTTATTTTTTAGTACCAATACGCATTATTTGCAATCATATTGAATAAGTTTTTCTTTATATAAATCACAAAATTCAGAAAAGCAATCAGGTAAGAAATTAGGGTTAGTTAAACTTAAATCTTTAGCATAATCTTTCATTTTATCTATAAAGGGCAAGAAATTACGATTGTTAGTTCCATCGGGAATGAAAGAGGGAACATCAATTCCTTCATTTTCCATAACACTAATAAGTGTAACATAGTATAAACTCATATCAGAGCTATTACCACCTAAAGTCTCCACATATCCAAATTCAGAACATGCATCTTTAAAAGCATCATAAGATTTTTTAGTATTAATTACATCTTCATTTTTCTCATTTATTTCTATTCCATCATTAGAAGTTAAATTTTTAGCATCAGCTTCATTTGGAATTCTATTTAATATTGTTTGTTTAACAAGATCATTGTCAGTTATATTAAGTTTCTTATGATAATTATTGTTATAAATTTTGTACATAAAAAGTCTCCTTTTGTAATTAAATCATAATTATATATTCGTATAAAAAATATATAAATTTACATTTATGTAATATTTAAATAATTAGCAGAGATAAAATGAAAAAATCGACTGCATATTTTTTTCTATTAATAATATGTATGTAATGTAGTTAATATTTCTAAAAAATATTAAAAATAATATAAATTATTAATAAGTAATGCTTTATGATGATTTTTATATATTAATAAATAAGACATATTGAGTAATTGAACTTAGTGATTCTAAAGTGAGTATGGTTCAGTTTTATTAGCGTGTTTTAAATATAAAACAATAGCTTATTAATATAAAAATTTAAGGAGTTGAAGGTATGTCAGATAAAAATTATGAATTGGGCACTGAAGAGAGACAAGGTTGGATGGATAATTACTTTTTTAGACCTAGAGGAATTGGATTTACTGAAAATGGCACTGTACCTTTAGATAGTGCAGAAATGAGTGCTTATAATATTGCTAAGTCATGCTATCAAATATATCCTGAAGTTTTTAATTTAAATTATATTTCAGAAGTAACTAAAGTAGAGAAAGAAGAAATAAAAAAGAGAATTAGAAGAATGTATGATGAGCATTTGATTATGTTTGTTATGAATCCAGCTACTCAAGTTTATGGGTGGGGGCTTTATTATTGGGTAGTTAAACTAAAAGAAGGCACTACTAAGGAACAAAAAGCAGTTCTTTCTAAATGGTTCCAAGACAAAGATGACATATGTACAGGTTATGAAACAGATGGTGAATTTGACTTCTTTAATGGAAATCATATGAGAGTTTTGGATAATTTATTAAGTGATGTAATAGCTCCATGGAAAGAAAATGAATATGTTGACTACGTACATTTATGTCCTATAAGAAGAGATGTAAGAGAATCAAATGTGAATATGTGGGATGTTAAAGGTGATGGGTATAGAAAACATGTATGGGGAAAAGATCAGATAAAAAAATTATTTGAAGTTCAAGATAAAATAGATGAAATAGATTTTGCAATAATAGATGCTATAAATAGTACAGAATCAATTAGTGATATGTTAGATTATGATGTTTTAGCACAGTTATCAGGATTAGATAGTGAAACTATGAAAAAAGATTTGATTAAAATAGTTGATGAGAAAAGAATAATACTTCCAATGATTTATTTAAACTTTAGAGCTTTAGGCTTAAGCATGAAGATGTATTTGATAAGATTATTCCAAATAATACCTAGTGCTAGAAAGGCTGAAATTGTTGATGAATTATCAGAAATACCAGAATTAAATAATGTATTAGAATTTAGCGATTCTTTATATGACATAATGGTTACTGCTTATAATGAATTAACTGATTTAGATAAAATAAGAGATATATTAGATGGTTATGGAGAGATTGAAGAAATTAAAGAAGCTGATACTAAAAGGCAATATAGAAGATGGGTATGTCGTTTAGATGATGAAAATGGATATTGGGAAGAATGTGTATTTACAGATGATTTCCTTCAAGATAGAGCACAATATAATACGGTAAGATGCTGTAATAGTGTAAGGGAGGGAAAATAAATGAAGGTTGAATTTGCTCGTGATTATGTAGTTAATAACTTAAAGTATGCGTTGAATCCTAAATCAATAGCTGTTGTAGGTGCTAGTAGATATGATACTAAAGTTGGATATAAGGTAATTCAAGGACTAAATAATTGGGGATATAAAGGAAAAATATATCCAGTAAATCCTAGAGCTGATTATGTATGTAACTTAAAAGCTTATAAGAGAGTAATTGATATTCCAGATGAAATAGATTTAGTTTTTATAGCAGTTCCAGCTCATATTGTAAAAATGATACTTAAACAATGTGTTGAGAAGAAAGTTAAAATAGTTGTTATAGCAACTAGTGCATTTAAGGAAATTGGAAGAGGGGAGCTTCAAAATGAATTAACTCAATATTGTAGAGATAATGAACTTCCATTGATAGGTCCAAATCTTGTTGGAATGGGAAGTCCGTATTTAAATTTTAATTGTGGATTTATACCGTACTTACCAATCAAGGGGCCAGTGGCTATGATTTCACAATCAGGTGCTAACCTTTTAGCAGCACTTGGAACTTCTCAAAGTGATCACTTTGGAATGAGCTTCTTTGTTGGTCTTGGTAATAAAGCTGATGTAGATTTTTGTGAATTTATAAGTTATGCAGGAATAGATGAAAATACTAAATGTTTATCAGTATATATTGAAGGATTAGATAGTCCAGAAGCATTTATAGATGTATGTAAGAAGTTTAATCATAAAAAACCAATAGTTACAATAAAAGTTGGTGGATCTAAGATAGGAGTTAAAGCAGCTTTTGCACATACTGCATCTGAAAATGAAGGAACTGATGATGCATATTATGATAAAATATTTGAAGAAGCAGGCGCAATAAGGGCAACAACATGGCAAGAATTTTTAGATGTGTCTTTAGCACTTGGAAGTCAGCCTTCATTAAAAGGTGAAAACGTTGTTATGATAACTAATGGGGGAGGATCAGGATTATTAAGTTGTGACCACTTTGAAAGATGTGGGATGCCACTTAAAGAATTAAAGGAAATATCACCAGGACTTGGAGAAAGAATTAAGGCTTATATGCCTATGTTTGGATCACCATTAAATCCAGTAGATATTTCAGGAACAGCATCTCCAATACAATATAAAGGTGCATTTACACAAGCTATGAGGGATCCAAATGTTCATGGTGTTTTAGGCTCAATTTGTCCAACAGCAGTAACAGATGTTGATGCTGTAGTTAATATTGTAATTGAACTTCATGAGACATATAAGCATTTAAATAAACCATTTATTATGGAATGTCAAGGTGGAGAAGAGTGTCATAGAGCAATAATGAAATTAAGGGATAATGGTATACCAGCATATCCAACAGCAGAACAATCAGTAAATGCTATGTTGGCATTATGGAAATATGGAAAAATTAAAGGGGATATTTAATGTAGATACTGTTTTTGCAGAGTGTTAATATATGCATAAGCAAAGTGAACTAAGAAATTGAATTTAGGAACACTAAAATGGGTACAGTTCCATCTTAATAAATGAAGTTGAAAGAATAATTTTAAATAATTATAATAAAATTATTGTTAGAAAAGAAATAGTAGTTTCATATGAGACTACTATTTTTTGATTTATAAATGTATTTTATGAACTTTTAGGTATATTCATTAAAACACATAATTGTATATATTTTTTTTAAAATGGAATATTAAAAATGAGGTGATTTTATGAAATCAGTATGGAGTGAAAGTTGTAAATTTAGAAAAAGAGAAGTCTTAAATAAAGATATAAAAACTGATATTTTAATTATTGGAGCAGGAATATCAGGAATACTAACAGCATATATGTTAAAGCAAAATGGTAAAGATGTAGTTTTAATTGATGCAGATGAAATAGCAAGCGGAAATACAAAAAATACTACTGCAAAGATAACATCTCAACATGATTTAATTTACCATAAATTAATATCTGAATTTGGAGAAGAAAGGGCTAGGCAATATGCAAAGGCAAATGAATTTGCTATAAAAAGGTATAAGGAAATTATTGAAGAAAGAAAAATAGAATGTGACTTTGAAGAGAAATCAGCATATGTATATTCTCTAAATGAAATAAATAATCTTAAAGAAGAGGTAGAAGCGTCTAATAGGTTAGGAATTAACTCAGAGTTTGTAGAAAAAGCTAATCTTCCTTTTGAAATTAAAGGAGCTGTTAAATTTAATAATCAAGCACAATTTAATCCACTTAAATTTTTAAAAGGTATTTCAAAAGAGTTAATTATCTATGAAAATACTAGGGCATTGGAAATTAAAGAGAATTTGGTAATTACAAATAGAGGAAATATAACTGCAAATAATATAGTGGTAGCAACACATTATCCAATAATAAATGTTCCAGGATATTATTTTATGAAAATGCACCAAGAAAGATCCTATGTTATAGCATTAGAAAATGTAAATGATATTGATGGTATGTATATAGATGCAGATAAAGATGGATATTCTTTTAGAACGTATAAAGGCTTGCTATTATTAGGAGGTATAAAACAAAGAACAGGAGAAAATGAAAATGGTGGAAGCTATGATGAGTTAAGAAAAGTTGCAAAAGAATTATACCCAAAGTCAAAAGAAAAGTATCATTGGTCAGCTCAGGATTGTATGACTATGGATGGGGTACCTTACATAGGTCAATATTCTGATGAAACTCCTAATATATATGTTGCCACAGGATTTAATAAATGGGGAATGACAAGTTCTATGGTATCAGCTATGATAATATCAGATATGATATTAGGAAAAGAAAATGATTTTTCAGAAATATTTTCTCCCAAAAGATTTGATTTATCATTATCAATAAATAATATTGCTAAAGATATAAGCGAAACAGCTAAGAACTTTATTGCACAAAAAATATATATTCCAAGCAGCACTATAGAACATATTAAAAATGGGCATGCTGGAATTGTTGAATATAATGGAGATAAGGTCGGAGTTTACAAAAATAATGAAGGAAAAGAATTTATTGTATCAACAAAATGTGCTCACTTAGGATGTCAACTTCAGTGGAATGCAGATGAATTAACATGGGATTGTCCATGTCATGGATCAAGATTTGATTATAAAGGACGATTATTAGGAAGTCCTGCAACTAGAGGACTTGTAGATGATTAAATAAGCATAATCATAAGTTAGCTGGTATTATAAAACCAAATAATAAGAAAACTTTACTTAGAATAGTGAAGTGATTATTACTTAAGAAAAAATAGGCTAAAAGAGATGATATTAAAACTTAAATGGATTTGTTTTAATGTACCATAAGTAATGAAGGTTTTTACTAAATTAGATAACAAAATAGGGGAGAAAATTATTGGAATTATAAGGCAGAATTTTTTTAACAGATTCTATTTGGATAGAAGCAATTGATAAGAAATATGAAAATGGTGCATCTAAATTTATCGGAGAAGCCATAAAATTTTATTCTGAAAATAATAAGTTATGAATTAGAAAATGTGAATGATTTAACATACAAAACTAAATTCATAAGGATTAATTTGGACACTGAAAAAATGAATTGCAATTAAATAATTAGAAGTTAAAAATCACTATAAAGAAAGTTAAAGATATTAATATAAATGATTATTCAATAATGTATCTAAACAATGGAGGAGAACCAAATCTAAATAATGGATTGGGCTCTCCTTATTCTATGCTTTCTATTAAGGTATAATATAAATCCTGTGAAGTTGAACACAACATATGTAAAAAAGCATACCACTTACAACCAATAATTAACCACTTATTGTTGTTATATTTACAATGCAAGAAGTAATTAATATAATAAAAAATGTGGGGAGTGAAAATATGAAAATACGGATTGAAGTAGATAATAAAATTAAAGAAAATGAAGTGATTATTAGATGTAATGAACTAAGTGAAGAAGT encodes:
- the purD gene encoding phosphoribosylamine--glycine ligase, with translation MKLLLIGSGGREHALAWKLGKSQKVEKIFVAPGNGGTATHDKCENINITDTDKLIAFAKKEAIDITIVGPEDPLTEGIVDEFKKENLKIFGPAKDGAMLEGSKSFSKDFMKKYGVKTAEYATFTSVNEALEYLENCTYPTVVKADGLAAGKGVIICENKEEAIEAVNTCMVDDAFNGAGQKIVIEEFLEGVEASILSITDGKTIIPFLSAKDHKQIFDDGKGPNTGGMGVLAPNPYVTEEVLSDFKENIMNKTLVGIKEEGFDFKGIIFFGLMITKKGTYLLEYNVRMGDPETQSVLYLMESDLLEVIEAALNEELDKAQIKWNKGICINVVLASNGYPNKFNKGYEINIDEKVKDKVFLAGAKYEDGILKTSGGRVLSVIGCGENVEEARKEAYSNINKVTFKGAYCRKDIGIYK
- a CDS encoding acetate--CoA ligase family protein, which produces MKVEFARDYVVNNLKYALNPKSIAVVGASRYDTKVGYKVIQGLNNWGYKGKIYPVNPRADYVCNLKAYKRVIDIPDEIDLVFIAVPAHIVKMILKQCVEKKVKIVVIATSAFKEIGRGELQNELTQYCRDNELPLIGPNLVGMGSPYLNFNCGFIPYLPIKGPVAMISQSGANLLAALGTSQSDHFGMSFFVGLGNKADVDFCEFISYAGIDENTKCLSVYIEGLDSPEAFIDVCKKFNHKKPIVTIKVGGSKIGVKAAFAHTASENEGTDDAYYDKIFEEAGAIRATTWQEFLDVSLALGSQPSLKGENVVMITNGGGSGLLSCDHFERCGMPLKELKEISPGLGERIKAYMPMFGSPLNPVDISGTASPIQYKGAFTQAMRDPNVHGVLGSICPTAVTDVDAVVNIVIELHETYKHLNKPFIMECQGGEECHRAIMKLRDNGIPAYPTAEQSVNAMLALWKYGKIKGDI
- a CDS encoding FAD-dependent oxidoreductase, which translates into the protein MKSVWSESCKFRKREVLNKDIKTDILIIGAGISGILTAYMLKQNGKDVVLIDADEIASGNTKNTTAKITSQHDLIYHKLISEFGEERARQYAKANEFAIKRYKEIIEERKIECDFEEKSAYVYSLNEINNLKEEVEASNRLGINSEFVEKANLPFEIKGAVKFNNQAQFNPLKFLKGISKELIIYENTRALEIKENLVITNRGNITANNIVVATHYPIINVPGYYFMKMHQERSYVIALENVNDIDGMYIDADKDGYSFRTYKGLLLLGGIKQRTGENENGGSYDELRKVAKELYPKSKEKYHWSAQDCMTMDGVPYIGQYSDETPNIYVATGFNKWGMTSSMVSAMIISDMILGKENDFSEIFSPKRFDLSLSINNIAKDISETAKNFIAQKIYIPSSTIEHIKNGHAGIVEYNGDKVGVYKNNEGKEFIVSTKCAHLGCQLQWNADELTWDCPCHGSRFDYKGRLLGSPATRGLVDD
- a CDS encoding Lrp/AsnC family transcriptional regulator, which produces MSDKNYELGTEERQGWMDNYFFRPRGIGFTENGTVPLDSAEMSAYNIAKSCYQIYPEVFNLNYISEVTKVEKEEIKKRIRRMYDEHLIMFVMNPATQVYGWGLYYWVVKLKEGTTKEQKAVLSKWFQDKDDICTGYETDGEFDFFNGNHMRVLDNLLSDVIAPWKENEYVDYVHLCPIRRDVRESNVNMWDVKGDGYRKHVWGKDQIKKLFEVQDKIDEIDFAIIDAINSTESISDMLDYDVLAQLSGLDSETMKKDLIKIVDEKRIILPMIYLNFRALGLSMKMYLIRLFQIIPSARKAEIVDELSEIPELNNVLEFSDSLYDIMVTAYNELTDLDKIRDILDGYGEIEEIKEADTKRQYRRWVCRLDDENGYWEECVFTDDFLQDRAQYNTVRCCNSVREGK
- the purH gene encoding bifunctional phosphoribosylaminoimidazolecarboxamide formyltransferase/IMP cyclohydrolase is translated as MKKRALISVFNKDGVLDFAKFLVSKDIEIVSTGGTYKYLKENGIDVIEINEVTNFPEVLDGRVKTLHPLVHAGILAIRDNKEHMKVLEEREIHTIDYVVVNLYPFFEKVKEDLTFEEKVEFIDIGGPTMLRAAAKNFQDVVVISNINDYEVVKSEIENDGQVSLKTKKKLAGKVFNLMSAYDGAIANFMLADEEEYPEYLSVSYKKMQNLRYGENSHQSAAVYSSTMVDGAMNTFETLNGKELSYNNFKDVDIAWKCANEFAEPACCALKHNTPCGVATGENSYEAYMKAYEVDPTSIFGGIIGFNRKVDKKTAQEMVKIFLEVIAAPDYDEDALEVLKTKKNLRVLKFHNTPKAEKCMVTVDGAILVQDEDNKLIDEIKVVTEKKPSDEEMKDLLFGMKVVKYVKSNAIVVAHNGIALGIGGGQVNRIWPTEDALRRGKGATILASDAFFPFRDVVDKAAEGGIKAIIQPGGSMRDQESIDACNEHGIAMVFTGFRHFKH